NNNNNNNNNNNNNNNNNNNNNNNNNNNNNNNNNNNNNNNNNNNNNNNNNNNNNNNNNNNNNNNNNNNNNNNNNNNNNNNNNNNNNNNNNNNNNNNNNNNNNNNNNNNNNNNNNNNNNNNNNNNNNNNNNNNNNNNNNNNNNNNNNNNNNNNNNNNNNNNNNNNNNNNNNNNNNNNNNNNNNNNNNNNNNNNNNNNNNNNNNNNNNNNNNNNNNNNNNNNNNNNNNNNNNNNNNNNNNNNNNNNNTTCATCCTCATCATTTGTATCCCATCTTCAAATAATTCTCTCATTTCCCTTTCTTCTATCTCCAAAGCTTTTCCCATTTGCCCAATTATGATCATGGCCAGATCTTTCATTTTCTGTGAGTATAGTTCTAGAGTGTCTCTGCACATCATAGACAAACAGGAGTACtctaacataaaacaaaatgcaTACATTTAATACATACACAAAAAGTgtgagaaaatataaaagtagaACCTGAAAGGGAGATAGAGTTGTGGAAATAAGTGGGGCACTCTGGATTTGGTAGGAAGGGTGATCATATAGAACATATCATTCCAATCAAGATTTTGATCTTCACTCACAACAAATAATTGCCCAAAACCCTCCATAGTNTCTGAACTCTGCCAAAACTTTTTCTTNTCTGATATTGGAAGGTTGAAAAATTCCTTAATCTCCAACTTTATTTCATCCACCAAAGAAGAGCTCACGCCATGGTTTATaatctaaaaacatattaaaattcaaatccaNTCCATTAACNGATTGAGATTATTCAGTNATAcatttcaaataaattgaagaataaaaagagaatattGAACTAACCTGGAAGAATCCCCATTCTTTGCAAGCAAGGTGAAGCCTAATCAATTCCGAACTTCCAGATTCTTGAGAAAGCAATTTCTGGATGTCAATGACTGGAATCTGAAGGGTGGCATCAGATTGTTGAGAGATGAGCActgtttgttgttgatgttgagGCTGAAAGTATCTTTGTGGAACATTAGATACACTCTCTTTAGACAACTCTTGAACTGATTGTACCAAGAGTGAACTTCCTGATTCCTTCAACAACTTTTCCATACACTTTGCctcaaacaaacaacacacTTCCACTCTCTGCTTCAACTATAAGCCCTGCCTTTTATGTTATCACTGCCTGAGATTTAGATCTATTCATGGCATTTCCAAATTAATTCAACCTttacaaatagaaaaattttCAGGCGGCTGAATTTGCTGTAATTTGATACCAATGGTACAAAAGCTTGCAGAAAATTTACGGTGATAGATGACTCTCACGTCAACTTGtccttatttataaatatcagtgctataacattaaatatttagtcTAGTACGTGTTCTAAGTATTAGAAAATGTACAAAATTACCAACCCGTAAATTCTTTGataagataatttttaaaatttttaacaacttttttttttcacaatattttataatgcaTACTTGATAGAATATTattggtccattttaaatacttttttaaaagtaaactaaaaaaaatcatcaaaatgatgacaagtattttattataaaaaattattagaaaaaattaattttaaatttatttcaatatattatatgattagtggataatataaattagaaaaaagacaTATTGGTGGATTTGAGAaattaatactttatatatttccAGTTTCCttgtgataataaaaaataaagtaaataaattgtACTTCTGTTAACAttcttacattttaataatattattttattataaatttgtcgaaattttatagtaattatCTCAAGAACTAATATTATAGTGCACTATTAAAGTTACGTagtacataaaattaaaatttaaaagtatagtATTATTAATTTTGCATAAGTTATTCTGTAATTCAATATGACATTATTGAGTACGatgtttattgaattttgaaaggtttatcatatagaagtattttttttctttttatcatatgAGTAATTAAAAGAACCCTAATTTATCactgttttcttattttaaaataatttcctttCATATTAGCTTGAACACAaattagatttattattttaacacagTACATACTCTGccttcctttttttcaaatataacatttttaaatttaaatataacattaaaaataacattttatattactttaataatcaGAGACATTTtcgtaatatttaatttcaatcaattaaactaattttttaaatctgtcacatcaatcaaatcctacatacactaattctcacaaattttacccttaaatccactctcaattactcaaaaatccactaaaaaaaaaaaaataccgtcaaattcattcaaatcatctcttccaaatcatcttcTTCAAATCCATCTAGAAGAACACACCCTTAACCTACCACCATAGTTTATGGAGAGAGTGTTAGCTGACACAGGTAAATAAGATTTCTGAAACAGATGCTTCTTATTTCACTTTGTAAAAATGAACTACAGCTATTTAAAGAAATATGCAGAAGCAAAAAATCCTACCCACTCCATGCGTGAAGCGTGGGTGGTTTCCTAAAATTAAGGAGCTAAACTGTTAGCCTTCTATATCTCTGGTCAACATGACCTAAATTTATGGaatcaaaaaacaaaacaatttaaatgcaaaacagaatttaaataACAACTACTAACAATCCCTCCCTTAAACTAAATGCTTGACAAAGCATCTAGTTTATTTCTGATGCTTCAATCATGCCCAACATTCTTCTAAACTTCAGAAATTGCTCCAGTTTTAATGGCTTAGTCATCATATCAGCTATTTGATTTTGAGTGTTGCAATAATCCAACTTGATTCTTCCTTCTTTAACAAGAtctcttaaaaaatgaaatctaaCATCAATATGCTTGCTTCTACCATGAAAAACTGGATTTTCAGATAGTTTAATGGCTGAACTACTGTCACATAAAACCAGAATCTGTTTTGATCGGTTAAAACCAATAGTATCCAAAATTCTTTTAATCCATATGCATTGACATGCACATGATGCAACAGCTATATACTCTGATTCTGTTGTAGAAAGAGTTACTATTGGTTGCTTCTTGGAAGACCATGAGACTGCTCCAGTTCCTAGAGAGAATACAAAACCTGATGTACTCTTTCTGTCATCTATGTCTCCAGCAAAATCACTATCTGTATAAGCCATCAATGTTGTATCTTCCTCCTTTTTGTAGAAAATTCCCAATTCAGTAGTTCCTTTCAAATATCTTAAGATTCGTTTGATTGCAGACTAGTGTGTCTTAGTAGGTTGGGCCATAAATCTACTAATCAGGCTAACTCCATACATCAAATCTGGTCGAGTTGCGGTTAAATACACGAGACTTCCAACTGCTTGCTTGAATAAAGTGTCATCTACTTTAGTCCCTGCATCATTTTTGGATAGTTTTGTTCCTGGAACAATTGGATTTTTTACTGCATTACACTCCAACATGTCAAACCGTGCTAAGACTTCATTagcatacttcctttgacaCATGAAAATTCCATGTTCTTTTTGCAAAATTTCAATTCCAAGAAAATACCTCATCTTTCCTAANNNNNNNNNNNNNNNNNNNNNNNNNNNNNNNNNNNNNNNNNNNNNNNNNNNNNNNNNNNNNNNNNNNNNNNNNNNNNNNNNNNNNNNNNNNNNNNNNNNNNNNNNNNNNNNNNNNNNNNNNNNNNNNNNNNNNNNNNNNNNNNNNNNNNNNNNNNNNNNNNNNNNNNNNNNNNNNNNNNNNNNNNNNNNNNNNNNNNNNNNNNNNNNNNNNNNNNNNNNNNNNNNNNNNNNNNNNNNNNNNNNNNNNNNNNNNNNNNNNNNNNNNNNNNNNNNNNNNNNNNNNNNNNNNNNNNNNNNNNNNNNNNNNNNNNNNNNNNNNNNNNNNNNNNNNNNNNNNNNNNNNNNNNNNNNNNNNNNNNNNNNNNNNNNNNNNNNNNNNNNNNNNNNNNNNNNNNNNNNNNNNNNNNNNNNNNNNNNNNNNNNNNNNNNNNNNNNNNNNNNNNNNNNNNNNNNNNNNNNNNNNNNNNNNNNNNNNNNNNNNNNNNNNNNNNNNNNNNNNNAGCAAAATCTAAGGATGGGTTAgctatttaattaaattaagccTACAAAATCTAACTATCAACTAGTTCGCATATGATTATagaaattagataaaaaaaaattaaattaagccTACAAAAAGTTACATGTATCATTCGCACACTATATGTAATTAGAGACTATTTTTAGGATATTAGTATTATGTTCGATTTTAGAAACATGTACTTTTTACAATACTTTATTTgttcaataatataattattttaataaatatttcatataataacCTCACATTGCAAANTGATGCTTTACatatctaatattttaaaaaagtattaccGTGGGCTTAAACTCTGTTTAGTCCactctaatatttttaattatgataatatcgTTCATTGAGTCTAATAACTTCTTTCTTTTAGTTGAAGTTAATTTTTGAGAGCTAATTCACCACATTCTTAGTGTATGAAATATAggaaaataacatatattacatttaataaatatatgcacaatataacatattatatcataaaaacaGCATACATTTATATAGTACATTTAATAAATAGTGTAAATATCAACACACGTCACAATAAATTACAACTATTAcgaaatatttaatgatttgcGTCATtggatttttatataattttaatgatttaagtTCATTAAGGAATTCTAAAGATATTTTTCATAAgtttgtattttaaaacataatatttaaaagttaaacataTGAAAAcccaatttaatataaatgacGATAGTATTCTCTCTCCCTACAcacattacaaaatatatatcattcCTAACATTGTTTCATCAACCAATCTTATCcgcaacaaaaacataaaaataacatgttctgtctaagaaattatttattgcaattaaaagattttatagaATACAAACATTTCATTTATTTGAGGGAAAAGAACGTGTACGAAGAATTTTTGAACTAGTACTTAAATTGTTCtttgatattaattatcaatattttgACTACTAAATAAATTAGTGTCTGAATTAGTACCTAATTAATTAAAGATCAATTTAaacttttcaattaatttatattttaaaaagagtcttgaaaaatataattatacaatgagccatttaatataaatttattcttcACAGTATCAAAATTTTACCCAGCTAAAACCGAGttccgttttaaatataaataaccaAAGCTCTAGAGATATTGTCTATTAATTATNttcattaaaaatatagtattataatatattaattaatataattatatattttcaaaaaatatatatatttgtgtgtgttgtgtttttttatgtaatttaccataaaaaattaatatatttttacataattgtCCTTCcaaaaaacaattttagttATAATGGTGACGTCAATAATAATGAATTGACTCTTAATTTTAATGAAGGATCGACCTCTTTGTGAAACCaaatttttccaaattcaacattaattatttgatgCTAGCTTTTGTTATATCCAATACACGAAAGCGTGGCAAAATTTTTATCTGAATATTACTCTTTTATCACAAAtgcatgataatttttattcaatacaatgaaaaataacaatcacttaactatttttcttcttatcatGTATCAATAACTCAACCCTCATATGTAAGCAGTATATGcatctttaaaattaatagaCGTATTAACTTAGAATATTGCAGAAATTTTTAGTATATACGTAGAAGTATACACATACATATAAGaaaactcttaaaaaaaataatagaaataaatacgAATATTTCAATATCAGTTAGAGCATGGACTAAATACCTTAAGTTATGtaattaaattctattttattgcTGGTGATAGATATATGTTTCGGTTGTCCGAGGTCGGTTGTCCTTTTTTGTTATGCTCCGATCGTCTAATTCTTTATGTAATCCTTCCTGATTGAGGATTAACCTGTAGAAGACACAagtcaaatatttttcatagagagatcaataattttattaggatagatcaAGATAATTGTACCtgaacattaattatatatttataagactTGTAACAGTCAACttcattgattaaccattagtgcaatatattttttataatcaaatctaataattaatcattaatattatatatttacagaatgtaagacaatctgacctattaatacctACTTAATTGTGcataaatgacaatcaattttgATCCCTATACTTCGTACAGTAcaatatatattgttaactCTTGTGAAGCAAATGAGTCAGGTTGTGTAATAAAGATGAAAGGtcactataattttttttataataaacatgAATATAGTTTCTATATTCTTCTACgtatatatattctaaacttCATGCACCTAAGCACCAACCAAACGTAAATTGGTTTATGATAAGGAAAACCTAATCAtggagagaaagagagtcaTACTAATATCTGTCTTATTGTTCATGAGTGTGGTGGTTGCAGAAGAGGCTGGTGCTGGTGATGCCATTAAACCTATAGAAGATGCTGCAACAAGTGATGCTGCAGAAGATGCTGGAACTGATGAAACCGCTNATNTTGCTAAAGACGTTGGTNTNAGCTTGGCAATTAATCAAATACTTAATGGACAAACTCAAGGGTACGAGTCTCCGAGGTTCAAGAGGTTTGTGACACATTGCAGCTCACATGTTGCTGAAACATGCAGTGGAAACAGTCCAATGCATCATGGCGGTGGTGGAACCAATGGCCAATNAGGGTTATCTCAATGCCTTTTTGATTCCATGGAAGCATGCTTGGTAGACCACAACGCCCCACTTTATGAAACAACTTCTTCCGATAAACCTAAACAGTCAATTCAATATTTGCCAGTGCTCGTTGAGACTGTAAAGTTTAAAACAGTCTTGAGAACCTGCTCTTATGTCACTGCACAAAGTTGTTTGAGTGGTTCTAACGTTGATGCATCCGCCTTATCAGCTTGTCTTCTACCATCTTTGAATTGGTGTGTGTACCCTATGcaaccaccaccatcaccaccgaCGTCGACATCGACATGTATCACTTCTTTATTCTCTTAAAGtctattttttaagaaaattatatatgatttaaggAATATCATTATGTTAGAAGTTTAATTAACATGTGGTTGGGGCAGATTATAAGCCTGATAAAACTACACCTGGTATGACTTCTTCTGTCACTTTCTGTATATATTCTCGGATAGTCTATTTTTCAAGACAATCATATATGATTTAAggaatataattaatatttctccATTCTGTTAATagacttatttttaatttagaagcTTAATTAATTAACAGCATGTGGTTGGTGCAGGTGAGCCACCTATTCGGAGATAAATAGGCAGTGATACGTTGACAACGAAATTTTGCCAACGttttgacaacgccacgtgtcAACATTTTGTCAAGGTGAGTTGAGCTTATTCCGATAATACCCTCTCTTCTATTGAAGCCTTTTTCACCTTCTCAGTCCTCTCTCTCTCGAAGCAGTCTCTTACCATATTAGGGGTTTCGTTCTCTTCCTTTAGAAGCATTGTGTTACCATTTTCAGTCCACCATTGGTTTCGTTCTGAACCTCTGTTTCCATTGGTGTCTACATTTATCAAATCCCTTTGAGCGTGGTTCGCAAACTGTGTTGAGTCGGAGACTACGCGTTTTTCCTTGGGTGTCGTTCGAAGGTGTTCATCTTTACTTGTCATGGGTGTGATGACCAAATATTTTTGCTCATTATTATATGCCCCTCAAATAAGTGAAGTTTGATGCCTCTGAAACATTTGTATGTCTATGTGTATGAGTATCTATTTAGCAGCCATTTAAATTTTACTAGTTCAACTATTTAGTCAGACATCACTCTTTGTTATTccaataattattctttaaatttattaagagaGTTATCTTAGTGTTTGCactattgtttaaatttttctgGTTCAGTCCGCCTATTTGGAGAGACAACAATATTTAGTTAATGTTATAATGATCattcttcaaatttattaaGGGTGTTATGTCTTAGATTTCTTTTCACTAAAATATAGTTTTGATTTTGTGTAGATATGCGGTGAGGGTGCTGGAAGCCCTATTTTGAGCAAGCGGACTGCACTTCAACAGGTAGTTGAACTGTCTATAGCTAACTATCATTCTATTTGgactttgatatttttaatttaacagcTGTTTATTTGGTgattaaaattagtattataaaatgttatttgtctttgtattctaaaatattaactCAAAATGAAAAGCTGATTCTGACTTAAAATGGTTGATTGAAACATAAAACGTatcactttaaaataaattttaagcaATATCTATTAACATGTTCAAGTACTTTCACACTAACATATACAACAGATATCTTTCTCCAAAAATACGTTTAAACATCCAAAAACACTTCTTAAAGGTTTGTCTAgatatttaattcaaaaccaGCTTTACAAATCTAAACATTCGGTCATGGCAATGCttaatttatgaattacatTGAAATCTCTTCATGTACCCTGCAGATAGCCAAGTCACTTCCCCGGATATGTTTCTTGTCTGGTTTAAGCCATGCAATTGATGTAAACACTAGACTAAAAGTAACTCTTGCAGTtgcctttttttctttgctacagtttaattctccttTTGTGGTGTACTTATTGCTAGAAATCTACGATTCTTGGAAGCTGTCATTGGTATTATcatgttattctttttttaatgtgtttgttTTGCAGCATGTTTGTGTCGACAGTGAAGAAGCTAAGGGTGTTGAAAAGTTCTGATCTTCCTGCATTTACACGTAAGTTGGACTCTTTTAACTTGATTGAGAAGAACTGGTTCTTCTGATTTTTCTCTGTGATCaatgattaaacattttttttgttcgGTTAGTAGTAAGCAAGACTAGTCACACTGCTTGATTTGGCAATGAAGAAAGAAGCAGTTTGGAGCATTCTTCCATTCTGAAACTCGAAGACTAAAGagtgtttttatttgaaattttagtttcttttaatattagGCAATGAAATGTTCAATTAATAAGCAATGTTTATATgaactttttttatcataaaatgtATTACAACAAATATTGTCTTAATGTCTACTTGTAACATTAACAGATTcatgaagattttttttaacacttgtATTTCCTAAGCATTTGGTTATAACATTTCCTAATACCAGCAAGTTCAGTTTTTTTGAAGAGTACATCACcgttattattaaataatggtTTGAAATATGTTCTTTGGacaaaatgaaatagaaaagatGTTTctgttaatatttgttttatgacaaaataaaattaagaaatacttttgaaattaaagGATAAATTGTGTGGATTAATTGTTGTCTAAGATGgttattaagttttaagttcATGACATTTTGAtctttgaatataaaatttttatattaatgaagTTTCAGCCGTACTcgttgaaaaaacaaaaataatatgataagtTGAGAAGTCAAATAATACACCCGATGTCCACATACAACAAGAAAAGCGTAAACGAGAGGGAAATAATTTCCTTTGATTTTACTTTGGTAATGGAAAGCCTTCAAGTTGTTTTCTGAAAATAATTTGTACCAAAACCTCAACTGTGCTCCCCACAAATTACTCAGTGGCTCCCTACCAATCTTTACTGCAgtgtttttcataatatttaatctTGGTTAAGCCACATTGGCATGGGGTGAATGTCTTTATTAAGGGAAGACCAAGGAGAGGTCTGGGTGGGGTGGGATGTGACTTTCTTTAGCAATGACACAACCAAGGTGGtcttgtaatcgcttacaaggacactgtaagcgattaccagtggcaaaatataatttgtacCAAAACCTCAACTGTGATCCCCAAAAATTACTCAGTGGCTCCCCACCAATCCTTACTGCAATATTTTTCAGATTATTTAATCTTGGTTAAGCCACATTGCAATAGGGTGCCTCTGTTAAGGCAAGACATTCACCCACCACACACTtgggagccccctctaccagagGCAGGGAGCAGCGTTAGACTTTTAGTACAGAGGCACTCGTAAGCGATTACAGtcactctgtaatcgattacacgggcacataagtcacaaagtccctcttcctcacacatgcacttggataaaaaaCCACACAAACCCCTAACCAGTNNNNNNNNNNNNNNNNNNNNNNNNNNNNNNNNNNNNNNNNNNNNNNNNNNNNNNNNNNNNNNNNNNNNNNNNNNNNNNNNNNNNNNNNNNNNNNNNNNNNNNNNNNNNNNNNNNNNNNNNNNNNNNNNNNNNNNNNNNNNNNNNNNNNNNNNNNNNNNNNNNNNNNNNNNNNNNNNNNNNNNNNNNNNNNNNNNNNNNNNNNNNNNNNNNNNNNNNNNNNNNNNNNNNNNNNNNNNNNNNNNNNNNNNNNNNNNNNNNNNNNNNNNNNNNNNNNNNNNNNNNNNNNNNNNNNNNNNNNNNNNNNNNNNNNNNNNNNNNNNNNNNNNNNNNNNNNNNNNNNNNNNNNNNNNNNNNNNNNNNNNNNNNNNNNNNNNNNNNNNNNNNNNNNNNNNNNNNNNNNNNNNNNNNNNNNNNNNNNNNNNNNNNNNNNNNNNNNNNNNNNNNNNNNNNNNNNNNNNNNNNNNNNNNNNNNNNNNNNNNNNNNNNNNNNNNNNNNNNNNNNNNNNNNNNNNNNNNNNNNNNNNNNNNNNNNNNNNNNNNNNNNNNNNNNNNNN
This DNA window, taken from Vigna radiata var. radiata cultivar VC1973A chromosome 5, Vradiata_ver6, whole genome shotgun sequence, encodes the following:
- the LOC111241591 gene encoding codeine O-demethylase-like; this encodes MEKLLKESGSSLLVQSVQELSKESVSNVPQRYFQPQHQQQTVLISQQSDATLQIPVIDIQKLLSQESGSSELIRLHLACKEWGFFQIINHGVSSSLVDEIKLEIKEFFNLPISXKKKFWQSSXTMEGFGQLFVVSEDQNLDWNDMFYMITLPTKSRVPHLFPQLYLPFRDTLELYSQKMKDLAMIIIGQMGKALEIEEREMRELFEDGIQMMRMHRATVNSEKERLSFATFYSPREDAVIGPSPRLITDQIPPQFKSIRVNQYFKDFFARKLEGKSNRDNMKIEHPN
- the LOC106760593 gene encoding nodulin-30-like, producing MERKRVILISVLLFMSVVVAEEAGAGDAIKPIEDAATSDAAEDAGTDETAXXAKDVGXSLAINQILNGQTQGYESPRFKRFVTHCSSHVAETCSGNSPMHHGGGGTNGQXGLSQCLFDSMEACLVDHNAPLYETTSSDKPKQSIQYLPVLVETVKFKTVLRTCSYVTAQSCLSGSNVDASALSACLLPSLNWCVYPMQPPPSPPTSTSTCITSLFS